One genomic segment of Rubeoparvulum massiliense includes these proteins:
- a CDS encoding SLC13 family permease: protein MWDIHDETKKLLRFFVKPDTTPESMSKTTKPSHNSNTTGSGGGNNMKNKTRSLNFGQRLGLLLGPTLFIIFMFVIEPAGMTPEARAVLAGTLWIATWWITEAIPIPATSLLPIIIFPLTGALGTKAVTSSYGDPTIFLFMGGFMIALAMERWNLHKRIALSIISVIGTSTEMIILGFMVATGFLSMWISNTATAMMMVPIGMAIIYQISETSKHNNQELEKNFGKAIMIAIAYAASIGGLGTLIGTPPNAIFASQVSTLYGVEISFAKWMMFGTPLAAILLFVAWFYLVKIAFPLKVKAIPGGKALIRQEKTALGKMSYEEIIVAIVFALAALSWIFRDFVINALLESKGIKVDDTMIAILFAVILFIIPARSNKAQNILDWGNMKDLPWGILLLFGGGLAIAAGFKGSGLSEWIGNQLIGLEGLNFFLVILLVTGLVTFLTEITSNTATATMMFPIMASLALALNVHPYALMVAAGLAASCAFMLPVATPPNAVVFGSGYLQIKDMAKTGFWINIISMIIIATLIYFVLPVIWNIDLNIFPDSFRS, encoded by the coding sequence CCCGAATCAATGAGCAAAACTACTAAACCTAGCCATAATTCAAATACCACCGGTTCTGGTGGCGGCAATAATATGAAAAACAAAACGCGCTCCTTAAACTTTGGTCAACGTCTTGGCTTACTTTTAGGGCCAACACTCTTTATTATTTTTATGTTTGTTATTGAACCAGCAGGAATGACTCCAGAAGCACGAGCTGTCCTAGCTGGCACTCTGTGGATTGCAACCTGGTGGATCACAGAAGCGATACCGATTCCTGCTACTTCCCTACTCCCGATCATTATCTTTCCACTAACAGGGGCTCTCGGGACGAAAGCAGTCACCTCATCCTATGGTGACCCAACGATTTTTCTGTTTATGGGTGGGTTTATGATCGCCCTTGCCATGGAACGTTGGAACCTACACAAACGGATCGCCCTCTCCATCATTTCAGTGATTGGAACAAGTACAGAGATGATTATTTTGGGCTTCATGGTGGCCACTGGATTCCTCTCCATGTGGATCTCCAATACAGCTACAGCCATGATGATGGTTCCCATTGGAATGGCCATTATCTATCAAATCTCTGAAACTTCAAAGCATAATAATCAAGAGCTAGAGAAAAACTTTGGGAAGGCAATCATGATTGCCATTGCTTACGCTGCTTCCATTGGTGGTTTAGGTACATTAATCGGTACACCACCCAATGCCATTTTTGCCTCACAGGTAAGCACACTCTATGGTGTTGAGATCTCCTTCGCTAAATGGATGATGTTTGGTACACCATTGGCTGCAATTCTGCTCTTTGTTGCATGGTTTTATCTTGTGAAGATCGCTTTCCCGCTTAAGGTGAAAGCAATTCCAGGTGGTAAAGCTCTCATTCGTCAGGAAAAAACCGCACTAGGCAAAATGAGCTATGAAGAGATAATCGTTGCTATCGTGTTTGCTTTAGCTGCACTAAGCTGGATTTTCCGTGATTTTGTCATCAATGCATTGTTAGAGAGTAAAGGAATTAAAGTGGATGATACCATGATCGCGATCCTCTTCGCTGTCATCCTCTTTATTATCCCTGCACGCTCTAACAAGGCTCAGAATATCCTTGACTGGGGGAATATGAAGGATCTACCATGGGGAATCCTTCTCCTATTCGGTGGTGGATTGGCTATTGCTGCTGGCTTTAAGGGCTCAGGCTTATCCGAGTGGATCGGTAACCAATTGATCGGCTTAGAAGGCTTGAACTTCTTCTTGGTAATCTTGTTGGTTACTGGACTCGTAACATTCTTGACTGAGATTACATCTAACACAGCAACGGCTACCATGATGTTCCCTATTATGGCTTCCCTTGCCCTTGCCTTGAACGTCCATCCTTATGCATTAATGGTGGCTGCTGGACTGGCAGCATCCTGTGCGTTCATGCTTCCTGTAGCTACACCTCCGAATGCAGTAGTCTTCGGTTCTGGATATCTACAGATTAAGGATATGGCTAAGACAGGCTTCTGGATTAATATCATTTCGATGATTATCATCGCAACTCTAATCTACTTTGTACTCCCAGTGATTTGGAACATTGATCTTAATATTTTCCCTGATAGCTTTCGTTCATAA
- a CDS encoding M15 family metallopeptidase, whose product MKISMEPLRKVSYFVILVCIVSSSFIIPVAATEGTESSKHSQLSSVFMEEWTKYRQALQNQMLHPNIRSFKAEQTGDKLQPVTAPITNNLLLLVNKVNELQKKYVPSDLVIPNVRFPFSENLEKKQLREPAAQALEELFNAAEQDGITLYAVSGYRSYQRQEVLFAYNVDTKGFVEANRVSAQPGQSEHQSGLAMDVSGASINFALEEEFAHTLEGEWVAQHAHEYGFIIRYPKDKEEITGYQYEPWHLRYVGVEIATIIHEKGVTLEEYLATHVLAQEIVQLLHAVTNPL is encoded by the coding sequence GTGAAGATATCGATGGAACCATTACGTAAAGTGAGCTACTTCGTGATTCTTGTTTGTATCGTAAGCAGCTCTTTTATCATTCCTGTGGCTGCCACAGAAGGTACAGAGAGTTCTAAGCACTCCCAGCTGTCGTCAGTATTCATGGAAGAATGGACGAAATATCGCCAAGCTCTACAGAACCAAATGCTACATCCTAATATTAGATCTTTCAAGGCTGAGCAGACTGGTGATAAACTACAACCAGTTACAGCTCCAATAACCAATAATCTTTTACTTCTTGTTAATAAAGTGAACGAATTACAGAAGAAGTATGTACCCAGTGATCTTGTCATCCCAAATGTACGCTTCCCCTTCAGTGAAAATCTTGAGAAAAAACAATTACGAGAACCAGCAGCACAAGCATTGGAAGAGCTTTTCAATGCAGCTGAACAGGATGGGATTACGCTTTATGCTGTCTCAGGCTATCGTTCGTATCAACGTCAGGAAGTACTCTTTGCTTATAATGTAGATACGAAGGGCTTTGTGGAAGCGAATCGTGTAAGCGCCCAGCCAGGCCAAAGTGAGCATCAATCTGGGTTAGCCATGGATGTTTCAGGTGCTTCCATTAACTTCGCCCTTGAAGAGGAGTTTGCTCATACCCTTGAAGGAGAGTGGGTAGCTCAGCATGCTCATGAATACGGCTTTATCATCCGCTATCCAAAGGATAAAGAAGAGATTACAGGCTATCAATATGAGCCCTGGCATCTTCGCTATGTAGGAGTAGAGATCGCCACCATCATTCATGAAAAAGGGGTTACCCTCGAAGAGTATCTAGCTACTCATGTATTGGCTCAAGAGATCGTTCAACTGCTGCATGCTGTTACGAATCCATTATGA
- a CDS encoding LapA family protein, with protein MKAQWGIIVGLLFTLLIAVFAVANVENVEVNFLYTEATVPLIIVILTSVLLGGIMVGSFGIFRQYRLQRKISQLQQEVKTWKERFEAVSKAQLKETRKQADAQNNPMPTSESSESNQE; from the coding sequence ATGAAAGCTCAATGGGGTATTATTGTTGGCTTACTCTTCACTTTATTGATTGCCGTCTTTGCTGTTGCCAATGTGGAGAATGTGGAAGTCAATTTTCTATATACAGAAGCAACCGTTCCCTTGATTATCGTGATTCTAACCTCCGTTTTACTCGGTGGCATCATGGTCGGATCGTTTGGAATTTTTCGTCAGTATCGTCTGCAACGCAAAATCTCCCAGCTGCAGCAGGAAGTGAAAACTTGGAAAGAACGGTTTGAAGCTGTGAGTAAGGCTCAGCTGAAGGAGACACGAAAGCAAGCTGATGCACAAAATAATCCGATGCCTACATCGGAGAGCAGCGAGTCCAATCAGGAGTAA
- a CDS encoding EAL domain-containing protein, whose amino-acid sequence MKQRENEMNIHEELQRDLEQLRTENARKEAILQDYLRNLTDIKSALDEAAIVAMTDLSGRITYANDKFCEISKYPREELIGKNHRIINSGYHPKSFFKDMWQTILEGRVWRGEIRNRAKNGSFYWVYTTIVPFLNDHGKPYQFVSIRFDITDKIVAEEKLREAFKKALADRIIQSMPIGLFVLDQDMHVRSVNYEGSKILHVATERLLHQSLDRFAAKLYGEILRRMSNWDQKSTIQFEFEQALDHRIYTVRMTRPQLFDEMDGSYLITMEDITERKEAEETINFMAYHDELTGLANRRALMEQIQKQTSDTQNHQFAVILLDLDRFKTINDSLGHGVGDNILQQTAERMKAGVPADSMIARMGGDEFVVLLSQMGQKEEVCKIADRLIEVLEEPFFVEGATFHLSASMGISFYPRDGQDGETLIKHADIAMYRVKDREEKSYRFYTTSRNEVYEQLILENELREAIEQDQFSLYYQPQVDTSTGKVAGFEALIRWIHPTRGIVPPLDFIPLAEETGLIVPIGEMVIEKACKQLALVQARGYQPLPVAVNLSIRQFRQANLVQHIAEVIKKTGIDAKLLELEITESLTRDVDHTLKVMKELQQLGVHMSMDDFGTGYSSLSLINQLPISKLKIDQSFIRSMVEERSYQTIVSTIIVMAKHLNMRTVAEGVETQEQLRLLMEYDCDLIQGYLCSKPVPAKEALCFWEENESLL is encoded by the coding sequence TTGAAGCAACGGGAAAATGAAATGAATATCCATGAGGAATTGCAACGAGATTTAGAGCAATTACGAACAGAGAATGCTCGGAAGGAAGCAATACTTCAAGATTATTTACGTAATTTAACCGATATAAAATCTGCCCTCGATGAAGCAGCAATCGTGGCGATGACAGATCTATCTGGGCGAATTACGTACGCCAATGATAAATTTTGTGAAATATCAAAATATCCTCGTGAAGAGCTGATTGGAAAAAATCATCGCATTATCAATTCAGGGTATCATCCCAAATCATTTTTTAAAGATATGTGGCAAACGATCCTTGAGGGTCGGGTCTGGCGCGGAGAGATCCGTAACCGTGCCAAGAATGGCTCCTTCTATTGGGTCTATACAACTATCGTGCCATTCCTCAATGATCATGGTAAGCCCTATCAATTCGTCTCCATTCGTTTTGATATCACAGATAAAATAGTAGCTGAAGAAAAGCTGCGCGAGGCATTTAAAAAAGCTTTGGCTGACCGAATTATTCAGAGTATGCCCATTGGGCTATTTGTCCTTGATCAAGACATGCATGTTCGTTCCGTTAATTATGAAGGCTCAAAAATCTTACATGTGGCAACAGAACGGCTTCTTCATCAATCTTTGGATAGATTTGCAGCGAAGCTTTATGGTGAAATTTTGCGGAGAATGAGCAATTGGGATCAAAAATCCACGATACAATTTGAGTTTGAACAAGCGTTAGACCACCGGATCTATACGGTAAGAATGACCCGACCTCAACTATTTGATGAGATGGATGGTTCTTATCTTATTACGATGGAGGATATTACAGAACGGAAAGAAGCAGAGGAGACCATTAATTTCATGGCTTATCATGATGAGCTCACAGGCCTAGCTAATCGTCGAGCTTTGATGGAGCAGATTCAAAAGCAAACCAGCGATACCCAGAATCATCAATTTGCAGTAATCTTACTGGATTTAGATCGCTTTAAAACGATCAATGATTCACTAGGTCATGGTGTTGGTGACAATATTCTTCAACAGACTGCTGAGAGAATGAAAGCAGGAGTACCAGCTGATTCCATGATTGCTAGGATGGGTGGCGACGAATTTGTGGTGTTGCTTTCACAAATGGGTCAAAAAGAAGAAGTGTGTAAAATCGCCGATCGTCTTATTGAGGTACTTGAGGAACCATTTTTCGTAGAGGGTGCCACCTTTCACTTATCTGCAAGCATGGGAATTTCCTTCTATCCTCGTGATGGTCAAGATGGAGAAACTCTAATCAAACATGCTGATATCGCTATGTACCGTGTTAAGGATCGAGAAGAGAAGAGTTATCGTTTTTATACAACTAGTCGTAATGAAGTTTATGAACAGCTCATCCTTGAAAATGAATTGCGGGAAGCCATTGAGCAAGATCAATTTAGTCTCTATTATCAACCACAGGTGGATACTAGCACTGGGAAGGTGGCAGGCTTTGAAGCGCTCATTCGTTGGATTCATCCAACAAGAGGAATCGTTCCACCGCTGGACTTTATTCCACTGGCAGAAGAGACAGGCTTGATTGTGCCAATTGGTGAAATGGTGATTGAGAAGGCATGCAAACAGCTTGCCCTTGTTCAAGCCCGTGGTTATCAACCACTACCTGTGGCGGTCAATCTTTCTATCCGTCAATTTCGTCAGGCTAATCTTGTACAACATATTGCTGAAGTAATCAAGAAGACAGGGATTGATGCCAAGCTATTGGAACTAGAGATTACGGAATCATTAACCCGCGATGTGGATCATACGCTAAAGGTTATGAAGGAACTGCAGCAGTTGGGTGTTCATATGAGTATGGATGACTTTGGAACAGGATATAGTTCCCTCTCATTAATCAATCAACTACCCATCTCTAAATTGAAGATCGATCAATCCTTCATTCGCTCCATGGTGGAAGAGCGTTCATATCAAACCATTGTATCCACCATCATTGTGATGGCGAAGCATCTTAACATGCGCACTGTGGCAGAAGGGGTTGAAACTCAAGAGCAATTGCGCTTATTGATGGAGTATGACTGTGATTTGATCCAAGGCTATTTATGTAGCAAACCAGTTCCTGCAAAGGAAGCTCTCTGTTTTTGGGAGGAAAATGAAAGCTTATTATGA
- a CDS encoding tripartite tricarboxylate transporter substrate binding protein, whose protein sequence is MKTRITQMLLMLSSFILIFSGCNQASPSNQTEGEWKPQKPIELVAPAGAGGGWDTTARAVSKVLEEEKLITKRMAVMNKPGGGGAVGWAYIHSKKGDNHSLFITSPPILFVPLNGQSDLKHQDFTPIAGIIADYGAFVVKADSPYQTINDLVEVLKADPTSISIVGTSSPGSMDHMQFVKAMKAAGVDVKKLKYVSAQDGGGMGMVLGNKVDVYSTGLAEAAEQAKAGNVRVLAITAPERLEGDIISQFPTLIEQGINDQFVVWRGLMGPPDMDPRAVAFYEESIKAMMDTPAWQEQINLYGWQNYFMSSSEFGQFLDQEYEILRQLMEELNLAQ, encoded by the coding sequence ATGAAAACTCGAATTACCCAAATGCTCCTCATGCTTAGTAGCTTTATCTTGATTTTTTCAGGGTGTAATCAAGCAAGCCCTTCAAACCAAACGGAAGGGGAATGGAAACCGCAAAAACCTATTGAACTAGTTGCACCTGCAGGTGCTGGAGGCGGTTGGGATACCACCGCACGTGCTGTATCAAAAGTCCTTGAGGAAGAAAAACTGATCACTAAACGAATGGCTGTTATGAACAAGCCTGGTGGTGGTGGTGCAGTAGGCTGGGCATATATCCACAGTAAAAAGGGTGATAATCATTCACTTTTTATCACCTCTCCACCGATTCTCTTTGTTCCGTTAAACGGTCAATCGGATCTAAAGCATCAAGATTTCACACCCATTGCTGGCATTATTGCTGACTATGGTGCTTTCGTAGTCAAAGCAGACTCCCCCTATCAAACAATCAATGATCTAGTTGAAGTGCTTAAAGCTGATCCCACATCTATCTCCATCGTAGGAACCTCTTCACCGGGTAGCATGGATCATATGCAATTCGTAAAAGCAATGAAGGCTGCTGGTGTTGATGTGAAGAAATTAAAATACGTCTCCGCACAAGATGGTGGCGGAATGGGAATGGTACTGGGTAATAAAGTTGATGTCTATTCAACAGGACTAGCTGAAGCAGCAGAGCAAGCGAAGGCAGGTAATGTTCGTGTCCTCGCCATCACAGCACCTGAACGATTAGAAGGCGATATAATATCTCAATTCCCCACATTGATCGAACAAGGAATTAATGATCAATTTGTGGTCTGGCGTGGATTAATGGGACCGCCTGATATGGACCCACGCGCTGTAGCTTTTTATGAAGAGAGTATTAAGGCGATGATGGATACACCCGCTTGGCAAGAACAGATAAACTTATACGGCTGGCAAAACTATTTTATGAGTAGCTCTGAATTTGGCCAGTTCCTTGATCAAGAATATGAAATCTTACGTCAGCTAATGGAAGAGTTAAATCTTGCTCAATAG
- a CDS encoding tripartite tricarboxylate transporter TctB family protein, whose translation MLRSIDQKLAAILMVIAVLFLYASYRLPAYPYATVDADLFPKSLGYLLLFLAILLFFQKRKGEEAVSSKDTAFLLLIALVMLFYILLLEWIGFLISSILFFILIARLLGYKRWRVNIITALLFSIIIYFSFNYLLQIQLPQGILPL comes from the coding sequence ATGCTCCGTTCAATAGATCAAAAACTTGCTGCCATATTAATGGTCATTGCTGTCCTCTTTCTATATGCAAGCTATCGATTACCAGCCTATCCCTATGCCACTGTAGATGCTGATCTCTTTCCAAAATCTTTAGGCTATCTATTGCTTTTCTTAGCTATTCTCCTCTTTTTTCAAAAAAGAAAGGGTGAAGAAGCTGTCAGCAGTAAAGATACAGCCTTCCTTCTCCTCATTGCCCTCGTTATGCTATTCTATATCCTCTTACTTGAGTGGATTGGCTTTTTGATTAGTAGTATCCTATTTTTTATTTTGATCGCTCGTCTCCTGGGTTATAAAAGATGGCGAGTTAACATCATCACTGCACTGCTCTTTTCTATTATTATTTACTTCTCTTTTAACTATTTATTACAGATTCAATTACCTCAGGGGATCTTACCCTTGTAA
- a CDS encoding tripartite tricarboxylate transporter permease, which yields METINNIIYGFEVALSWQNILYAFLGVFIGTIIGMLPGLGPISAIAIMIPLSYGMQPASALICMAGVYYGAIFGGSTSSILLNAPGVAGTVATAFDGYPLAKKGKAGKALAIAAIASFSGGTFSVVALMLVAPSMAKLAITFGPIEYFALMLLGLTAISSLSEGSTLKAFISATLGMMVATIGIDPQTGTQRFTFGTPYLYEGIDFLIIALGLFALAEVTSLIIHRHERPTYEKKEMGSLRLDKTEVKEISGPIARHSILGFLIGVLPGAGATIASFIAYLTEKRIAKDPTSFGEGNLKGLAAPETANNAATGGAFVPLLTLGIPGSGTTAVLLGALLVVGVQPGPLMIVEHPDVFWGVIASMYLGNLFLLILNLPLIPFLARILFIPRPLLISFILLFCIIGVYAVSFNTFDLYLLLAFGVVGYLMRLFHFPAAPFILAFILGGMMEQSLRQALTISNGNLLTLFSSPIANALFILATLSLFLPLMRKKRGPTIGPQQDVKM from the coding sequence ATGGAGACAATCAATAATATCATCTATGGATTTGAAGTAGCCTTGTCATGGCAAAACATTCTTTACGCATTTCTTGGAGTCTTTATCGGAACAATTATTGGGATGTTGCCTGGCCTTGGACCAATTAGCGCAATCGCCATCATGATTCCTTTAAGTTATGGGATGCAACCTGCCTCGGCCCTCATCTGTATGGCAGGTGTATACTATGGAGCAATCTTTGGGGGGTCCACCTCTTCTATCCTTCTTAATGCACCAGGGGTAGCAGGCACCGTAGCAACCGCTTTTGATGGTTACCCTCTTGCAAAAAAGGGGAAAGCAGGCAAAGCCCTCGCTATCGCTGCCATCGCTTCTTTTAGTGGTGGAACCTTTAGTGTGGTTGCATTAATGCTCGTTGCACCTTCCATGGCCAAGCTTGCCATTACCTTCGGACCTATTGAGTACTTTGCCCTCATGTTACTTGGTTTAACAGCCATCTCTTCCCTTTCGGAAGGGTCTACATTAAAAGCTTTTATTTCTGCCACGCTTGGAATGATGGTGGCAACTATTGGGATCGATCCACAGACCGGAACGCAGCGCTTTACATTTGGTACACCGTATTTATATGAAGGCATCGATTTTTTAATCATCGCTTTAGGCTTATTCGCACTGGCTGAGGTAACTTCACTGATTATCCATCGCCATGAACGACCCACCTATGAAAAGAAGGAGATGGGAAGTCTTCGCCTCGATAAAACAGAGGTAAAGGAAATATCGGGACCCATTGCTCGCCACTCTATCCTTGGCTTTCTTATTGGGGTACTACCTGGCGCTGGTGCCACTATTGCCTCTTTTATCGCATATCTAACAGAAAAACGAATAGCAAAAGATCCAACAAGCTTTGGGGAAGGAAACTTGAAAGGATTAGCAGCGCCTGAAACAGCCAATAACGCAGCAACTGGTGGTGCCTTCGTTCCTCTACTAACCCTTGGAATTCCTGGTTCAGGAACAACTGCTGTTCTCTTGGGCGCTCTTCTTGTTGTTGGTGTTCAACCTGGACCACTCATGATCGTAGAGCACCCTGATGTATTCTGGGGAGTAATTGCAAGTATGTATCTCGGCAATCTCTTTTTGCTCATCTTAAATTTACCTTTGATCCCGTTTTTAGCCCGAATCTTATTCATTCCAAGACCGCTTCTGATTTCATTTATTCTACTCTTCTGTATTATTGGGGTCTATGCTGTTAGCTTTAATACATTTGACTTATACCTATTACTTGCCTTTGGAGTAGTAGGATACTTGATGCGACTGTTCCATTTCCCTGCTGCCCCATTTATCCTTGCTTTTATATTAGGAGGCATGATGGAACAGTCGTTACGGCAAGCGCTTACCATTTCTAATGGCAATCTGCTTACTCTGTTCAGTAGTCCAATCGCTAATGCCTTATTTATCCTAGCCACTCTCTCATTATTTCTACCATTGATGCGTAAAAAAAGAGGCCCTACAATAGGACCTCAGCAAGATGTGAAGATGTAA
- a CDS encoding 2-hydroxyacid dehydrogenase translates to MQILVTRKVDEEYLQPFYQRGWQVEMWHEADHPMPRTQLLESIRHADGLFTNLADPLDQEIIAAGKKLKVISTMAVGFDNIHIPTAIQMGIPVGYTPGVLTEATADLTFALLMATARRIVEGAEVVREKRWPGWGPFYLTGQPVYGRTIGIIGMGRIGEAVARRARGFQMPILYHNRKRRVELEHELGAMYVGLEELLSRSDYVVLLAPATKETYHLMGRDQFKLMKKSAIFINVSRGQNVDEMALYEALAQHEIWAAGLDVYQEEPLPADHPFRQLPNLLMLPHIGSAEIDTREAMVKITVENICRGLVGEPLLYTANPQVYER, encoded by the coding sequence ATGCAGATCCTAGTAACGAGAAAAGTGGATGAAGAGTATCTCCAACCATTTTATCAGCGTGGTTGGCAAGTGGAAATGTGGCATGAAGCGGACCATCCCATGCCACGTACTCAATTATTGGAGTCGATTCGTCATGCCGATGGTTTATTTACGAATCTAGCTGATCCGCTAGATCAAGAGATCATTGCCGCAGGGAAGAAGCTAAAAGTGATTAGTACCATGGCGGTGGGCTTTGATAATATTCACATTCCGACAGCAATCCAAATGGGTATCCCAGTAGGCTATACGCCAGGTGTTTTGACAGAGGCAACTGCTGATCTTACATTTGCACTACTTATGGCAACAGCACGCCGTATTGTCGAAGGGGCAGAAGTGGTAAGGGAGAAGCGTTGGCCAGGCTGGGGTCCTTTTTACCTCACAGGCCAGCCCGTTTATGGACGAACTATCGGAATTATTGGTATGGGGCGGATTGGAGAAGCGGTAGCACGCCGGGCACGAGGTTTTCAGATGCCTATCCTCTATCATAACCGCAAGCGTAGAGTGGAATTAGAGCATGAGCTAGGAGCAATGTATGTGGGGTTGGAGGAGCTCTTAAGTCGCTCAGACTATGTTGTATTATTGGCTCCAGCAACGAAGGAAACCTATCATCTCATGGGACGTGACCAGTTCAAGCTCATGAAAAAAAGTGCCATCTTCATTAACGTTTCTCGCGGACAAAACGTCGATGAAATGGCACTGTATGAAGCGCTAGCCCAGCATGAGATTTGGGCAGCTGGCTTAGATGTTTATCAAGAAGAACCACTGCCAGCGGATCATCCATTCCGCCAATTACCTAATCTGCTTATGCTCCCGCATATCGGAAGCGCCGAGATCGATACGCGGGAAGCGATGGTCAAGATAACAGTGGAGAATATCTGCCGTGGTCTCGTAGGAGAGCCTCTTCTCTATACAGCCAATCCCCAAGTATATGAACGTTGA
- a CDS encoding ABC transporter permease, with protein MRTLHLGLKNNTIRRGDRWTSFYIMGTLFATLLALPVIYVIIQAGGTEFTRWQRLWNVRIPSLLSNTLQLTLSVTLAAVLIGVSLAWLVERVELPFRNFWRWALALPLLIPPYIGAVAYIIILGPKGWVASLWESTIYQRLGWSYPLQIYSFWGIFFVLTLFTYPYVFIITSAAIRKISGHYDELARSHGYTTFQLFRHTHLPLLQPAILAGAILISLYVLSDFGAVGMLRYLTFTTAIYYQMGSYDQASATILSTFLIGLMWIILWLKVRLQRDHHVAQQLHSFQPAVPLKISKVARAGSLFFISLLFMLAFLIPLVVFLYWSWQAFQLGNWDPRFWEYAWNSLQISLIAAILSVVIALPIIYLKLRQPTRWSEWIYGLSYIGYSLPGIIVGLGLIFIFNRYIPWLYQTPFILIIAYTIRFIPQAMQGEEASLQLLSPRIEEAARSLGRKPLTTLFTVIVPAILPGILAGGALVFVSALKELPATLLLRPPGFDTLAIRIWVETNEALYYLAAPAALFIILISILPLRWLLSRST; from the coding sequence GTGAGAACGCTACATCTCGGACTCAAGAACAATACAATAAGACGGGGAGATCGTTGGACTAGCTTTTATATCATGGGAACACTCTTTGCCACCTTGCTAGCCCTACCGGTGATCTATGTGATCATCCAGGCAGGTGGTACAGAATTTACCCGCTGGCAACGGCTGTGGAATGTTCGAATCCCCAGCTTACTTAGTAATACGCTCCAGCTCACGCTCTCGGTCACCCTAGCTGCAGTGCTCATTGGTGTTAGCCTTGCTTGGCTAGTCGAACGAGTTGAACTCCCCTTCCGCAATTTTTGGCGCTGGGCTCTTGCGCTTCCTTTGCTCATCCCTCCGTATATTGGGGCTGTGGCCTATATCATTATCCTTGGGCCAAAAGGTTGGGTGGCTAGTCTCTGGGAATCTACCATTTATCAACGCCTTGGCTGGTCCTACCCATTGCAGATTTACTCCTTCTGGGGCATCTTTTTTGTGCTCACGCTCTTTACCTATCCCTATGTTTTTATTATTACAAGTGCAGCCATTCGGAAAATTAGTGGTCATTATGATGAATTGGCAAGGAGCCATGGCTATACCACCTTCCAGCTCTTTCGCCATACCCATCTGCCTCTTTTGCAACCAGCAATCCTAGCAGGAGCCATTCTCATTTCACTATATGTGCTCTCTGACTTTGGAGCGGTGGGAATGCTTCGCTATTTAACCTTTACTACAGCCATCTATTATCAGATGGGAAGCTATGATCAAGCATCTGCTACCATTTTAAGTACTTTTCTAATTGGACTCATGTGGATCATTCTTTGGCTCAAGGTACGTCTTCAGCGTGATCATCATGTGGCACAACAGCTCCATTCCTTTCAGCCAGCTGTGCCGCTGAAGATTTCCAAGGTGGCACGAGCAGGTAGTCTATTCTTCATCTCTCTTCTCTTTATGCTCGCTTTTCTCATACCATTGGTAGTCTTTCTCTACTGGAGCTGGCAGGCTTTTCAATTAGGAAATTGGGATCCTCGCTTCTGGGAATACGCCTGGAATAGCCTCCAGATTTCCTTGATTGCAGCCATTCTCAGTGTTGTGATCGCCTTGCCGATCATCTATCTCAAGCTTCGTCAGCCAACACGCTGGAGTGAATGGATCTATGGTCTAAGCTATATTGGCTATTCATTACCAGGGATTATTGTAGGCTTAGGACTAATCTTTATCTTTAATCGCTATATTCCTTGGCTTTATCAAACACCATTCATTCTGATCATTGCTTATACCATCCGTTTTATTCCTCAAGCGATGCAGGGTGAGGAGGCATCACTGCAATTGCTTTCCCCCCGAATTGAGGAAGCTGCAAGAAGTCTAGGTCGTAAACCTTTAACAACTCTATTTACCGTGATCGTCCCGGCCATTTTACCGGGGATCCTTGCTGGTGGTGCCTTAGTCTTTGTCAGTGCATTAAAAGAATTACCAGCCACCTTGCTCTTACGTCCACCTGGGTTTGACACCCTAGCGATTCGCATCTGGGTAGAAACCAATGAAGCCCTCTACTATCTCGCAGCACCTGCTGCACTCTTTATCATCTTGATCTCCATCCTTCCCTTAAGATGGCTCCTCAGCCGCTCTACGTGA